The DNA window CTTCGGAGACAACATCCCGTGGCGCAAGACCCTGGACGGCAGTACCACTTCCAAGCTACAAAGCCTGCTCGTCGCCCAGGACCCTCAGTTGGGCTGCATCGACACTCCCACCGGCACAGTAGACTTCTGCCAAATTGTCGGCGTCTTCGACGACGAGCTTGAGCAGGCATCGCGTTGGAACGGGCGCGGTGTGCTTAACTTTCTTCGCCAGGATATGCAAACTGGCGGTGATTGGCTGGTGACTAACATGGATCGCCAAATGAGCGTCTTCGAGCTGTTTCCCGAAACGCTGCTCAACTTACAGGACGACCTGGAGAAGCAGGGATCCGATCTGGCCGGCGTTAATGCAGATTTTACGTTCCGTGAGCTGAAACCTACCAAGGAGGTTAAGGAAGAGGTGGATTTTCAGTCGCTGAGCGAGAAGTGCGCCAACGACGAAAACAATCGGCAGCTGACGGATACGCAAATGAAGCGCGAGGAACCGAGCTTTCCACAATCCATGTCGATGAGCAGCAATTCGCTACACAAATCCTGTCCCTTGGACTTTCAGGCGCAGGCACCAAATTGCATTTCACTGGACGGTATTGAGATTACCCTCGCACCTGGCGTGGCCAAGTACCTGCTACTGGCCATCAAGGATCGCATCCGACATGGGCGCCACTTCACCTTCAAGGCTCAGCATCTGGCGTTAACGTTGGTGGCGGAATCCGTGACCGGCTCGGCGGTTACATTGAACGAACCCTACGGCGTGCTGGGCTACTGGATTCAGGTCCTGATCCCCGATGAACTGGTGCCGCGCCTGATGGAAGACTTCCGCAGCGCGGGCCTAGACGAGAAATGCGAGCCCAAGGAGCGACTGGAGCTCGAGTGGCCCGAAAAGAATCTGAAGCTGATCATCGACCAGCCGGAACCTGTGCTGCCCAATGTTCTGCCCATGTCCCTCGACGCTGCTCCTCTGAAGATTTCCAGTGTGTCCAGTGATTAGCTAGtagttatttaatttaatcgaATTGAATCTTCCACTAACGAGTAAgttttacatatatacatcTCATCTAACACAATGCACGTGGCCTTTGCTCCTCGCCAGAGTCCAGTcaaaatatacaaacacatacatatacccAAAACCACTCGACGGGCCTTTGATCGCAATATGAAAAGAGGAAGCGCCGGCGCCAGGAGCGGCAAACAATTCGCCGGATGAGTCAAGTTGGGGTCAGGCTATTGAGCACTGGAACAGTTCTTCTTTGGTGGCTGCGGCGGATATGGCCACTTACCGGCGTTGGAAGTCATCGCCACCGACTAAACCACCAATTGATGATATTGCGCAGTGGACCGCCAAAAGCTTCAGTTTCTAATTCTGGGAATTGATCAATTAGAAGAGCATTCAATTTGAACACAAAATCCCTGGAGCAGCTGCATCACAAGCCTGGCTGATGGGAAAGCCTTAACGCACCGCTTGTCTGTGCGTTGCCTAGGTGAA is part of the Drosophila sechellia strain sech25 chromosome 3R, ASM438219v1, whole genome shotgun sequence genome and encodes:
- the LOC6606625 gene encoding suppressor of fused homolog; translation: MAEANLDKKPEVKPPPGLKAIIDHLGQVYPKQPNPLQVTTLLKYWLGGQDPLDYISMYNYPGDVDRNVPPHWHYISFGLSDLHGDERVHLREEGVTRSGMGFELTFRLAKTEVELKQQIENPEKPQRPPTWPANLLQAIGRYCFQTGNGLCFGDNIPWRKTLDGSTTSKLQSLLVAQDPQLGCIDTPTGTVDFCQIVGVFDDELEQASRWNGRGVLNFLRQDMQTGGDWLVTNMDRQMSVFELFPETLLNLQDDLEKQGSDLAGVNADFTFRELKPTKEVKEEVDFQSLSEKCANDENNRQLTDTQMKREEPSFPQSMSMSSNSLHKSCPLDFQAQAPNCISLDGIEITLAPGVAKYLLLAIKDRIRHGRHFTFKAQHLALTLVAESVTGSAVTLNEPYGVLGYWIQVLIPDELVPRLMEDFRSAGLDEKCEPKERLELEWPEKNLKLIIDQPEPVLPNVLPMSLDAAPLKISSVSSD